One region of Citrus sinensis cultivar Valencia sweet orange chromosome 6, DVS_A1.0, whole genome shotgun sequence genomic DNA includes:
- the LOC102611888 gene encoding wound-induced protein 1, with protein sequence MQMEGTTNNVETSMAEQNQEAIVKALYKALANDEMENVAKYLASDLEYWFHGPPTCQHMVRLLTGESSKATFKFEPRSVEVVGDCVIAEGWEGAPAYWVHVWTVNVKDGLITQFREYFNTWLTVKDLRPPRWEIRVRHERNTLWQSQPRDLARRSLPSLLLTI encoded by the coding sequence ATGCAAATGGAAGGTACCACCAACAACGTTGAAACTTCAATGGCAGAACAAAACCAGGAGGCTATTGTTAAAGCCCTATACAAAGCATTGgcaaatgatgaaatggagaACGTGGCCAAATATTTGGCTAGTGACTTGGAGTATTGGTTTCATGGCCCACCAACATGCCAGCATATGGTGAGGTTGCTGACCGGAGAATCAAGCAAAGCGACGTTCAAGTTCGAGCCGCGAAGCGTGGAGGTGGTGGGGGATTGTGTGATAGCTGAGGGCTGGGAAGGAGCTCCAGCTTACTGGGTGCATGTGTGGACTGTGAATGTGAAAGATGGCTTGATCACTCAATTTAGAGAGTATTTTAATACATGGCTCACTGTCAAAGATTTGAGGCCACCGCGTTGGGAGATCAGAGTCAGACATGAACGGAACACTTTGTGGCAGAGCCAGCCGAGGGATCTTGCTCGCCGCTCATTGCCTAGCCTTTTGCTCACCATTTAG
- the LOC102612179 gene encoding uncharacterized protein LOC102612179 — MVSNSDKELAEFQEHMPSNVSLDGHKANGQNVLPVSMSQRGLLSDENPRLGKLPLNIPSRLNFLKFGSSGNLTSASAKFQQNTEERDVVSHSIPSSSGQGIQGWFSGSLAKKVAWSSLWKICKEWIKDPLNMALLLWIICVAVSGAILFLVMTGMLNHALPKKSQRDAWFEVNNQILNALFTLMCLYQHPKRFHHLVLLCRWKPKDVSTLRKIYCKNGTYKPHEWTHMMVVVVLLHVNCFAQYTLCGLNWGYKRSERPAIGVGICLSVAVAAPAIAGLYSVISPLGKDYNSEVELKTQDQIPMNGTGYSSNQRLSFEKQFSIAASNKHKSVEYAPVWRGGLFDIWEDIAISYLSLFFSFCVFGWNMERLGFGNMYVHIATFFLFCTAPFWVFNFAAVNIDNETVREVLKLTGLVLCIFGLLYGGFWRIQMRKRFNLPANNSCCGKPAIADFAQWLFCCWCSLAQEVRTADYYDVVEGKLCMKQTDENSQLTLSPLPREDGSAQFRLSQTSLSGNNPGFSRIGIGKFSGPGRFSKDKYSPNRQASEVEGERDADYLMKPPVRPSIQR; from the coding sequence ATGGTTTCCAATAGTGATAAAGAGCTAGCAGAATTTCAGGAACATATGCCATCAAATGTGTCTCTGGATGGTCATAAAGCCAACGGCCAAAATGTTCTTCCTGTTTCGATGTCACAAAGGGGTTTGCTGAGTGATGAAAACCCCAGATTAGGGAAGTTACCACTTAATATTCCCAGCAGATTGAACTTTCTGAAATTTGGTTCCAGTGGAAATTTAACTTCTGCATCTGCTAAATTTCAGCAGAACACAGAGGAAAGAGATGTAGTCTCACATTCTATACCCTCGTCGAGTGGCCAAGGTATTCAAGGTTGGTTCAGTGGAAGTCTTGCTAAGAAAGTTGCATGGTCATCTCTGTGGAAAATCTGCAAAGAATGGATCAAGGATCCTTTGAACATGGCTCTTCTCTTATGGATCATTTGCGTTGCTGTCTCAGGAGCTATACTTTTTCTTGTGATGACAGGAATGCTTAATCACGCTCTACCAAAGAAGTCACAGAGAGATGCCTGGTTTGAGGTCAATAATCAAATCCTCAATGCTCTGTTTACTCTAATGTGCCTATACCAACACCCAAAGCGGTTTCACCACCTTGTACTTCTGTGTAGGTGGAAGCCAAAGGATGTCTCTACCTTGAGAAAAATATACTGTAAGAATGGTACTTACAAACCCCATGAATGGACCCATATGATGGTTGTAGTTGTGTTGCTCCATGTTAATTGCTTTGCTCAGTATACCTTGTGTGGCCTTAACTGGGGATATAAAAGATCTGAACGACCTGCTATAGGTGTTGGTATCTGCCTCTCTGTTGCAGTCGCTGCACCTGCAATTGCTGGTTTGTACTCAGTTATTAGTCCACTTGGGAAGGATTATAATTCTGAAGTTGAATTGAAAACCCAAGATCAAATTCCCATGAATGGCACTGGCTATTCCAGTAACCAGAGGTTGTCATTTGAGAAACAATTCTCGATTGCAGCATCAAACAAGCACAAAAGTGTTGAGTATGCCCCTGTATGGAGAGGGGGATTATTTGACATTTGGGAAGATATTGCCATATCATATCTTTCTCTATTCTTcagtttttgtgtttttggatGGAATATGGAAAGGCTTGGTTTTGGGAACATGTACGTTCATATTGCAacttttttcctcttttgcaCAGCTCCATTCTGGGTTTTCAACTTTGCTGCCGTCAATATTGATAATGAGACTGTCCGGGAGGTTCTGAAATTAACTGGTCTTGTGCTTTGCATTTTTGGATTACTCTACGGTGGGTTCTGGAGAATTCAAATGAGAAAGAGGTTCAATTTGCCAGCAAATAACTCATGTTGTGGAAAACCAGCCATTGCAGATTTTGCTCAATGGCTATTCTGTTGTTGGTGCTCTCTTGCACAGGAAGTTAGAACAGCTGATTACTATGACGTTGTGGAAGGTAAGCTTTGCATGAAGCAAACAGATGAGAATAGCCAGCTTACACTGTCACCGTTACCTCGTGAAGATGGATCAGCTCAATTCAGATTGAGCCAAACTTCTCTCTCTGGAAACAATCCTGGGttttcgaggattgggattggAAAATTTTCTGGTCCAGGCAGGttttcaaaagataaatatagTCCCAATAGGCAGGCTTCTGAAGTGGAGGGAGAAAGAGATGCTGACTATCTTATGAAGCCACCGGTTCGACCATCGATTCAGAGATGA
- the LOC102620172 gene encoding uncharacterized protein LOC102620172 isoform X1 translates to MTSLAFSSSFSFLRNDAVGGITFRSPKVLSRNRKLKLKKSACRYATKTTSLGVEGTRASVEVLEDQTMAKEARGGRVLRVGLICGGPSAERGISLNSARSVLDHIQGDDLLVRCYYIDRNLNAYAISSAQVYSNTPADFDFKLESLAQGFGSLSEFGEHLVGNVDIVFPAIHGRFGEDGGIQEVLEKYNVPFVGTGSRACRQAFDKYDASLEMSKQGFITVPSFLLQGSEVNESELSNWFVTNKLDPNSGKVVVKPTRAGSSIGVTVAYGVIDSLKKAKGIMLEGIDDRVVVELFLEGGSEFTAIVLDVGSGFDCHPVVLLPTEVELQFQGSVDVREKDAIFNYRRKYLPTQQVAYHTPPRFPIVVINSIREGASLLFQRLGLCDFARIDGWFLPSSTHVFSSSETKYGSTEWGTILFTDINLISGMEQTSFLFQQASKVGFSHSNILRTIIGHACSRFPNLASYNSVSSHLPGRSSGSKPTEALNKREGIRKVFVIFGGDTSERQVSLMSGTNVWLNLQAFDDIEVTPCLLAPSIDCSSGMDANIMDPDSSSRVVWSLPYSLVLRHTTEEVLAVCIEAIEPDRAAFTSHLRNQVVNDLVEGLKKHSWFTGFDIADELPMRHSINEWIKLAKENQATVFIAVHGGIGEDGTLQSLLEAEGVPYTGPGVMASKTCMDKVATSLALNHLADLGVLTINKDVRRKEDLLKTPIVDIWHELTSKLQCKTLCVKPARDGCSTGVARLCCAEDLTVYVKALEECLLRIPPNSFSRAHGMIEMPNPPPEILIFEPFVETDEILFSSQSTNKNADRLMWKGNSRWVEITVGVIGKRGSMHSLMPSVTVKESGDILSLEEKFQGGTGINLTPPPASIMSTEALDKCKQHIELIANALQLEGFSRIDAFVNVDNGEVLIIEVNTVPGMTPSTVLIHQALSEQPPMYPHQFFRKVLDLGSERFL, encoded by the exons ATGACTTCGCTCGCGTTTTCTTCAAGCTTCTCTTTCCTCCGAAACGACGCCGTTGGCGGAATAACTTTCCGGTCTCCGAAAGTTTTGAGCCGGAATCGGAAGctgaagttgaagaagagCGCTTGTCGTTACGCTACGAAAACGACGAGTTTGGGAGTCGAAGGTACACGCGCCAGCGTGGAGGTGTTGGAAGATCAAACTATGGCGAAGGAAGCGCGCGGTGGTAGGGTCTTGAGAGTCGGTCTCATCTGTGGAGGTCCGTCTGCTGAGCGTGGAATTTCGCTTAACTCGGCTAGATCAGTTCTTGATCATATTCAG ggAGATGATTTGCTTGTGAGGTGCTACTACATTGACCGTAATCTCAATGCCTACGCAATTTCCTCTGCTCAG GTGTACTCAAATACACCTgcagattttgattttaaactTGAAAG CCTTGCCCAAGGTTTTGGGTCGTTGTCTGAATTTGGAGAACATCTTGTTGGAAATGTGGATATAGTATTCCCTGCTATACACGGTCGATTTGGTGAAGATGGTGGCATTCAG GAAGTTTTGGAAAAATATAATGTTCCATTTGTTGGCACAGGATCTCGTGCGTGTCGTCAAGCCTTTGACAAG TATGATGCCTCCTTGGAGATGAGCAAACAAGGATTCATAACAGTACCTAGTTTCTTATTGCAG GGAAGTGAAGTGAATGAATCTGAATTATCAAACTGGTTTGTTACTAACAAGTTGGACCCTAACTCTGGCAAAGTTGTG GTAAAACCGACAAGAGCAGGATCAAGCATTGGTGTTACAGTTGCATATGGTGTCATTGATTCCCTTAAAAAGGCTAAGGGAATTATGTTAGAG GGGATTGATGACAGAGTTGTGGTGGAATTATTTCTCGAGGGAGGAAGTGAGTTTACAGCCATTGTCCTTGATGTGGGATCTGGTTTTGATTGCCATCCTGTTGTCTTACTGCCAActgag GTGGAGCTTCAATTTCAGGGCAGTGTTGATGTGAGGGAGAAGGatgcaatttttaattatcgGAGGAAATATCTTCCAACGCAACAG GTTGCTTATCACACTCCGCCTCGTTTTcctattgttgttattaatagTATTCGGGAAGGTGCATCTCTGTTATTCCAGCGGCTTGGCCTATGTGATTTTGCTCGGATTGACGGATGGTTTCTTCCTTCTTCTACACATGTATTTTCATCTTCTGAAACCAAATATGGAAGCACTGAATGGGgaacaattttatttactgaCATTAACCTG ATTAGTGGGATGGAACAGACTAGCTTCTTATTTCAGCAAGCATCAAAG GTTGGATTTTCTCATTCAAACATTCTTCGAACCATTATTGGTCATGCTTGCTCGAGGTTTCCCAATCTTGCATCGTATAATAGTGTATCAAGTCATTTGCCTGGAAGATCAAGTGGCTCAAAACCTACCGAAGCACTCAACAAACGCGAAGGTATTCGTAAAGTTTTTGTCATATTTGGTGGTGACACCTCAGAGAGACAAGTATCCCTTATGAGTGGAACAAATGTATGGCTCAATTTGCAAGCATTTGATGAT ATTGAGGTAACTCCTTGTTTGCTTGCCCCTTCAATTGACTGTTCTTCTGGCATGGATGCCAATATAATGGATCCTGATTCAAGCTCCAGAGTGGTTTGGTCACTGCC TTACTCTCTTGTGCTGAGACACACAACAGAGGAAGTTCTTGCTGTGTGCATAGAGGCAATTGAACCAGATCGAGCTGCATTCACTTCTCACTTAAGGAACCAAGTGGTAAATGATCTCGTGGAAGGTTTGAAGAAACACAGTTGGTTTACTGGGTTTGATATAGCTGATGAACTACCTATGAGACATTCAATAAATGAGTGGATTAAGCTTGCCAAGGAAAATCAGGCAACAGTTTTTATTGCAG TTCATGGAGGCATCGGTGAAGATGGTACACTTCAGTCTTTGCTGGAGGCTGAAGGAGTTCCTTACACAG GTCCTGGTGTGATGGCTTCTAAAACCTGTATGGACAAAGTTGCAACATCTTTAGCGCTTAATCAT CTAGCAGACTTGGGAGTTCTTACCATAAATAAAGATGTGCGAAGGAAGGAGGATCTATTAAAGACACCCATAGTTGACATTTGGCATGAGCTGACCTCAAAGCTTCAGTGTAAAACACTGTGTGTTAAACCAGCAAGGGATGGGTGTTCAACCGGTGTTGCAAGATTATG CTGTGCTGAGGATCTCACTGTGTATGTGAAAGCATTGGAGGAGTGCCTTCTGCGGATACCTCCTAATAGTTTTTCAAGG GCACATGGAATGATTGAGATGCCAAACCCTCCTCCAGAGATCTTGATCTTTGAACCATTTGTTGAGACTGACGAGATTCTTTTTTCATCGCAATCCACAAACAAAAATGCAGATCGCCTCATGTGGAAAGGAAACAGTCGATGGGTAGAAATTACTGTTGGTGTTATAGGAAAACGTGGATCGATGCATTCATTGATGCCTAGTGTTACTGTCAAAGAATCTGGTGACATCCTATCACTCGAGGAGAAATTTCAGG GTGGAACTGGCATCAATCTAACTCCACCTCCAGCATCAATTATGAG CACTGAGGCTCTGGATAAATGTAAACAACATATAGAACTAATTGCAAACGCTTTGCAGTTAGAAGGTTTTTCACGAATTGATGCATTTGTTAATGTTGATAATGGAGAG gTATTGATTATTGAGGTGAATACTGTGCCGGGAATGACTCCTTCCACTGTATTGATACATCAG GCTCTATCAGAGCAGCCACCCATGTATCCCCATCAGTTCTTCCGTAAGGTGCTTGACTTGGGGTCAGAGAGGTTCTTgtga
- the LOC102620172 gene encoding uncharacterized protein LOC102620172 isoform X2 codes for MTSLAFSSSFSFLRNDAVGGITFRSPKVLSRNRKLKLKKSACRYATKTTSLGVEGTRASVEVLEDQTMAKEARGGRVLRVGLICGGPSAERGISLNSARSVLDHIQGDDLLVRCYYIDRNLNAYAISSAQVYSNTPADFDFKLESLAQGFGSLSEFGEHLVGNVDIVFPAIHGRFGEDGGIQEVLEKYNVPFVGTGSRACRQAFDKYDASLEMSKQGFITVPSFLLQGSEVNESELSNWFVTNKLDPNSGKVVVKPTRAGSSIGVTVAYGVIDSLKKAKGIMLEGIDDRVVVELFLEGGSEFTAIVLDVGSGFDCHPVVLLPTEVELQFQGSVDVREKDAIFNYRRKYLPTQQVAYHTPPRFPIVVINSIREGASLLFQRLGLCDFARIDGWFLPSSTHVFSSSETKYGSTEWGTILFTDINLISGMEQTSFLFQQASKVGFSHSNILRTIIGHACSRFPNLASYNSVSSHLPGRSSGSKPTEALNKREGIRKVFVIFGGDTSERQVSLMSGTNVWLNLQAFDDA; via the exons ATGACTTCGCTCGCGTTTTCTTCAAGCTTCTCTTTCCTCCGAAACGACGCCGTTGGCGGAATAACTTTCCGGTCTCCGAAAGTTTTGAGCCGGAATCGGAAGctgaagttgaagaagagCGCTTGTCGTTACGCTACGAAAACGACGAGTTTGGGAGTCGAAGGTACACGCGCCAGCGTGGAGGTGTTGGAAGATCAAACTATGGCGAAGGAAGCGCGCGGTGGTAGGGTCTTGAGAGTCGGTCTCATCTGTGGAGGTCCGTCTGCTGAGCGTGGAATTTCGCTTAACTCGGCTAGATCAGTTCTTGATCATATTCAG ggAGATGATTTGCTTGTGAGGTGCTACTACATTGACCGTAATCTCAATGCCTACGCAATTTCCTCTGCTCAG GTGTACTCAAATACACCTgcagattttgattttaaactTGAAAG CCTTGCCCAAGGTTTTGGGTCGTTGTCTGAATTTGGAGAACATCTTGTTGGAAATGTGGATATAGTATTCCCTGCTATACACGGTCGATTTGGTGAAGATGGTGGCATTCAG GAAGTTTTGGAAAAATATAATGTTCCATTTGTTGGCACAGGATCTCGTGCGTGTCGTCAAGCCTTTGACAAG TATGATGCCTCCTTGGAGATGAGCAAACAAGGATTCATAACAGTACCTAGTTTCTTATTGCAG GGAAGTGAAGTGAATGAATCTGAATTATCAAACTGGTTTGTTACTAACAAGTTGGACCCTAACTCTGGCAAAGTTGTG GTAAAACCGACAAGAGCAGGATCAAGCATTGGTGTTACAGTTGCATATGGTGTCATTGATTCCCTTAAAAAGGCTAAGGGAATTATGTTAGAG GGGATTGATGACAGAGTTGTGGTGGAATTATTTCTCGAGGGAGGAAGTGAGTTTACAGCCATTGTCCTTGATGTGGGATCTGGTTTTGATTGCCATCCTGTTGTCTTACTGCCAActgag GTGGAGCTTCAATTTCAGGGCAGTGTTGATGTGAGGGAGAAGGatgcaatttttaattatcgGAGGAAATATCTTCCAACGCAACAG GTTGCTTATCACACTCCGCCTCGTTTTcctattgttgttattaatagTATTCGGGAAGGTGCATCTCTGTTATTCCAGCGGCTTGGCCTATGTGATTTTGCTCGGATTGACGGATGGTTTCTTCCTTCTTCTACACATGTATTTTCATCTTCTGAAACCAAATATGGAAGCACTGAATGGGgaacaattttatttactgaCATTAACCTG ATTAGTGGGATGGAACAGACTAGCTTCTTATTTCAGCAAGCATCAAAG GTTGGATTTTCTCATTCAAACATTCTTCGAACCATTATTGGTCATGCTTGCTCGAGGTTTCCCAATCTTGCATCGTATAATAGTGTATCAAGTCATTTGCCTGGAAGATCAAGTGGCTCAAAACCTACCGAAGCACTCAACAAACGCGAAGGTATTCGTAAAGTTTTTGTCATATTTGGTGGTGACACCTCAGAGAGACAAGTATCCCTTATGAGTGGAACAAATGTATGGCTCAATTTGCAAGCATTTGATGAT GCATGA